The following proteins are co-located in the Telopea speciosissima isolate NSW1024214 ecotype Mountain lineage chromosome 9, Tspe_v1, whole genome shotgun sequence genome:
- the LOC122638591 gene encoding cysteine-rich receptor-like protein kinase 10, whose amino-acid sequence MEPCTITTTPRPTVVLVVFFITFSSLVSFSSCVDLTYLYEICSNTTLFESNSTYQSNLNILLSSLSSNGTSNSDNAYRNATIGWSPNSVYGHYYCRGDVTRDVCRDCINTAVRDIVQYCPNSKIGIIWYDECTLRYSNQSFFSNVSESPAFSMFNAQDISDSTWFDRLLNDTMHKAAIKAASDSQRFATQEANFKRDQNLYCLVQCSPDLSGNDCDRCLVDSIADLLIYCSRNEGGRMVYPSCNVRFEFYPFYGLTASAPSPSPTTLVSPSPSLNLVSPLPPSNRTTIPEKQGSSSRKIVAIVVPVAGGGVILLSILLYCLLIRKKKKDPSKENGGNILISAESLQFDFSTILEATDNFAGANKIGEGGFGSVYKGKLPNGQEIAVKRLSRNSGQGAAEFMNEVVLVAKLQHRNLVRLLGFCLEGEEKILIYEFVTNKSLDYFLFDPEKCMQLDWQRRYKIIGGIARGLLYLHEDSCLRIIHRDLKASNILLNEDMNPKISDFGLARIFGENQAQANTNRIVGTYGYMSPEYAMHGQFSVKSDVFSFGVLVLEIVIGKKNSSFYQTDGAEDLISYAWRHWKEGTAFELIDPILGENCSRSEVMRCIHIGLLCVQEVAYRPTMAEVVLMLTSHSVSLPLPSQPALFVRRSMDSSMLIEGKEMHEAVSDQFKVMSITDVEPR is encoded by the exons ATGGAACCATGTACCATCACCACAACCCCAAGACCCACAGTCGTATTGGTCGTCTTCTTCATTACCTTCTCTTCACTGGTCAGCTTCAGCAGCTGCGTTGACCTTACGTACCTCTACGAGATTTGCTCCAACACAACTCTTTTCGAATCCAACAGCACTTACCAATCCAACCTCAacattctcctctcttctctttcctccaaCGGCACCTCCAATTCCGACAACGCCTATCGTAACGCCACCATCGGCTGGAGCCCTAATTCCGTTTACGGCCATTACTACTGTAGAGGCGACGTCACTCGTGATGTCTGCCGTGATTGCATCAACACCGCCGTTCGTGACATTGTCCAGTACTGCCCTAACAGCAAAATCGGAATTATTTGGTACGATGAGTGTACATTGCGCTACTCCAACCAGTCCTTCTTCTCTAATGTCTCGGAGTCCCCTGCCTTCTCTATGTTTAATGCACAAGACATCTCTGATTCGACTTGGTTTGATCGGCTATTGAACGATACAATGCACAAGGCCGCCATTAAAGCTGCTTCCGATTCTCAGAGATTTGCCACTCAAGAAGCTAATTTTAAACGAGATCAGAATTTGTATTGTCTGGTGCAATGCAGTCCTGATTTGTCAGGGAACGACTGTGACAGATGCCTTGTGGATTCTATTGCTGATCTCCTCATATATTGTAGCCGTAACGAAGGAGGAAGGATGGTTTATCCGAGCTGTAATGTCAGGTTTGAGTTTTACCCTTTCTATGGACTTACAGCTTCAGCACCGTCTCCTTCGCCTACTACTCTTGTTTCTCCGTCTCCTTCGCTTAATCTTGTTTCTCCGTTGCCTCCGAGTAACAGAACTACCATTCCTG AGAAACAAGGAAGCTCGTCTAGAAAAATTGTTGCCATTGTTGTGCCAGTTGCCGGTGGAGGAGTGATTCTTTTATCTATTCTCTTGTATTGTTTGCTAATccggaagaaaaagaaggaccCGTCAAAGGAGAATG GTGGGAACATACTTATAAGTGCGGAGTCGCTGCAATTTGATTTCAGTACGATCCTTGAAGCCACAGACAACTTTGCGGGCGCCAATAAGATTGGTGAGGGGGGATTTGGTAGCGTTTACAAG GGTAAACTTCCTAACGGACAAGAAATTGCTGTCAAGAGGCTCTCAAGAAACTCAGGGCAAGGTGCAGCAGAATTCATGAATGAGGTTGTGTTAGTGGCAAAGCTTCAACACCGCAATCTAGTTAGGCTATTGGGATTTTGCttggagggagaagagaaaattcTTATCTATGAGTTTGTAACCAACAAAAGCCTGGATTACTTCCTATTTG ATCCTGAGAAATGCATGCAGTTAGATTGGCAGAGACGCTACAAAATCATAGGAGGGATTGCTCGAGGGCTTCTTTATCTTCATGAAGATTCATGCCTTCGTATCATTCATAGGGATCTTAAAGCAAGCAATATCTTATTAAATGAGGATATGAATCCCAAGATCTCAGACTTTGGGCTTGCAAGAATTTTTGGCGAAAATCAAGCTCAAGCAAATACAAACAGAATAGTTGGGACTTA TGGCTACATGTCTCCGGAGTATGCAATGCATGGGCAATTCTCAGTCAAATCAGATGTATTCAGCTTTGGTGTATTAGTTTTGGAGATTGTAATTGGAAAGAAGAACAGTAGTTTCTATCAAACAGATGGTGCTGAGGACCTTATAAGCTAT GCATGGAGACATTGGAAGGAAGGAACAGCCTTTGAGTTGATTGATCCAATCCTGGGAGAAAATTGTTCAAGAAGTGAAGTGATGAGATGCATTCATATTGGGTTATTGTGTGTTCAAGAAGTAGCTTACAGACCCACTATGGCGGAGGTAGTCCTCATGTTGACCAGTCACTCAGTTAGTCTTCCATTACCCTCACAACCAGCACTTTTTGTGCGACGCAGCATGGATTCAAGCATGCttatagaaggaaaagaaatgcatgAAGCGGTATCAGATCAATTTAAAGTCATGTCAATCACTGACGTAGAACCCCGATAG
- the LOC122640673 gene encoding cysteine-rich repeat secretory protein 38-like: protein MYLLRLSPLHLLSFFALLLQAVLGADPLYHFCSNSKNYTSKSTYETNLNKVMKSLINTVPSKGFGVASAGKDPDEVYGLGLCRGDVSSTDCKSCLTDADPELRSRCPNDKEAIIWYDYCELKYSYDDFFGKIDTKYIFYMWNTQNVSDPATFNYKVKELLNQVATEAYQSKKFYATGELVIDSSEKLYGLAQCTRDLSSAYCKECLDNAISDLPNCCDGKRGGRVVGGSCNIRYELYSFVNS, encoded by the coding sequence ATGTATCTTCTAAGGTTATCTCCTCTCCATCTCCTATCCTtctttgctcttcttctccaagctgTTCTTGGAGCTGACCCTCTCTATCATTTCTGCTCAAATTCTAAGAACTACACTTCCAAAAGCACCTATGAAACCAACTTGAACAAGGTGATGAAATCTCTCATCAATACTGTTCCTTCCAAAGGCTTTGGAGTTGCCTCAGCTGGCAAAGATCCTGATGAGGTATATGGGCTTGGTCTATGTAGAGGTGATGTCTCAAGCACTGATTGTAAGAGTTGTCTTACCGACGCAGACCCCGAGCTTCGCAGTCGCTGCCCTAATGACAAAGAAGCTATCATTTGGTATGATTATTGTGAATTGAAATACTCTTATGATGATTTCTTTGGTAAGATTGATACCAAGTATATATTCTATATGTGGAATACACAGAATGTAAGTGATCCTGCAACATTCAATTACAAAGTTAAGGAATTGCTTAACCAGGTAGCAACTGAAGCTTATCAAAGTAAAAAGTTTTATGCTACTGGAGAGTTAGTGATTGATAGTTCAGAGAAACTCTATGGTTTGGCTCAGTGCACAAGGGATCTCTCTAGTGCTTACTGCAAGGAGTGCTTGGATAATGCAATAAGTGACCTTCCTAATTGTTGTGATGgtaaaagaggaggaagagttgTTGGTGGTAGTTGCAATATAAGATATGAGCTTTACTCCTTTGTAAATTCTTAG
- the LOC122640674 gene encoding cysteine-rich repeat secretory protein 38-like: protein MYLLRLSPFHHLSFAFLLQAVLGADLLYHFCSNSKNYTSKCTYETNLNKVMKSLIYSVPSKGFGVASAGKDPDEVYGLGLCRGDVSSTDCKSCLTDADPELRSRCPNDKEAIIWYDYCELKYSYDDFFGKIDTKYKFYMLNTQNVSDPAIFNYKVKELLNQVATEAYQSSKFYATGELVIDSSEKLYGLAQCTRDLSSAYCKDCLDNAISDLPNCCDGRRGGRVVGGSCNIRYELYSFVNS, encoded by the coding sequence ATGTATCTTCTAAGGTTATCTCCTTTCCATCACTTATCCTTTGCTTTTCTTCTCCAAGCTGTTCTTGGAGCTGACCTTCTCTATCATTTCTGCTCAAATTCCAAGAACTACACTTCCAAATGCACCTATGAAACCAACTTGAACAAGGTGATGAAATCTCTCATCTATAGTGTTCCTTCCAAAGGCTTTGGAGTTGCCTCAGCTGGCAAAGATCCTGATGAGGTATATGGGCTTGGTCTATGTAGAGGTGATGTCTCAAGCACTGATTGTAAGAGTTGTCTTACCGACGCAGACCCCGAGCTTCGCAGTCGCTGCCCTAATGACAAAGAAGCTATCATTTGGTATGATTATTGTGAATTGAAATACTCTTATGATGATTTCTTTGGTAAGATTGATACCAAGTATAAATTCTACATGTTGAATACACAGAATGTAAGTGATCCTGCAATATTCAATTACAAAGTTAAGGAATTGCTTAACCAGGTAGCAACTGAAGCTTATCAGAGTTCAAAGTTTTATGCTACTGGAGAGTTAGTGATTGATAGTTCAGAGAAGCTCTATGGTTTGGCTCAGTGTACCAGGGATCTCTCTAGTGCTTACTGCAAAGATTGCTTGGATAATGCTATAAGTGATCTTCCTAATTGTTGTGAtgggagaagaggaggaagagttgTTGGTGGTAGTTGTAATATCAGATATGAGCTTTACTCCTTTGTAAATTCTTAG
- the LOC122640874 gene encoding cysteine-rich repeat secretory protein 38-like, with protein sequence MYLPSLSPLHLLSFALLLQGILGASPIFHFCSNSKNYTSNSPYETNLNKVMKSLINTVPSKGFGVASVGKNPDKVYGLGLCRGDVSSTDCKSCVTDADPELRNLCPNDKEAIVWYDYCELKYSYDNFFGKIDTKYRFYLWNTQNASDPATFDYKVKELFNQVATKAYQSSKFYATGELVIDSSEKLYDLVQCTRDLSSASCKECLDTAISDLPNCCDGKIGGRVVGSSCNIRYELYSFFGNS encoded by the coding sequence ATGTATCTTCCAAGTTTATCTCCTCTCCATCTCCTATcctttgctcttcttctccaaggtATCCTTGGAGCTAGCCCTATCTTTCATTTCTGCTCAAATTCTAAGAACTACACTTCCAATAGCCCCTATGAAACCAACTTGAACAAGGTGATGAAATCTCTCATCAATACTGTTCCTTCCAAAGGCTTTGGAGTTGCCTCAGTTGGCAAAAATCCTGATAAGGTATATGGGCTTGGTCTATGTAGAGGTGATGTCTCAAGCACTGATTGTAAGAGCTGTGTTACCGACGCAGACCCCGAGCTTCGCAATCTCTGCCCTAATGACAAAGAAGCTATCGTTTGGTATGATTATTGTGAATTGAAATACTCTTATGATAATTTCTTTGGTAAGATTGACACCAAGTATAGATTCTATCTGTGGAATACACAGAATGCAAGTGATCCTGCAACATTCGATTACAAAGTTAAGGAATTGTTTAACCAGGTAGCAACTAAGgcttatcaaagttcaaagtTTTATGCTACTGGAGAGTTAGTGATTGATAGTTCAGAGAAGCTCTATGATTTGGTTCAGTGCACCAGGGATCTCTCTAGTGCTTCCTGCAAGGAGTGCTTGGATACTGCAATAAGTGATCTTCCTAATTGTTGTGATGGTAAAATAGGAGGAAGAGTTGTTGGTAGTAGTTGTAATATAAGATATGAGCTTTACTCCTTTTTTGGAAATTCTTAG
- the LOC122640961 gene encoding cysteine-rich repeat secretory protein 38-like, whose product MTTSPHPALLHLLSLALLLQCVLGGDSYLYQICSNSENYTSNSIYNTNLNKVMASLFRRVPPTGFGLVSVGQNHHRVYGLALCRGDVSSKDCKICIANAKTEIRKGCPNHKEAIIWYDYCLLKYSNYDFFGKIDSPKFIMVNSQNVSDPAPFNKKTKELLNKAAHEAYLSSKKYASGELVFSRSEKLYGLAQCTRDLSTAYCKECLNVALSYLPTCCDGIQGGRVVGGSCNIRYELYPFLNF is encoded by the exons atgacgacctcaccccacccgg CACTTCTCCATCTTCTATCCCTCGCTCTCCTTCTCCAATGTGTTCTTGGAGGAGACTCTTATCTCTATCAAATCTGCTCGAATTCCGAGAACTACACTTCTAATAGTATCTACAATACCAACTTGAACAAGGTGATGGCCTCTCTCTTCCGTCGTGTTCCTCCCACAGGCTTCGGACTTGTCTCAGTTGGTCAAAACCATCACCGCGTGTATGGACTTGCTCTATGTCGAGGTGATGTCTCAAGCAAAGATTGTAAGATCTGTATTGCCAATGCAAAGACAGAAATTCGCAAAGGCTGTCCTAATCACAAAGAAGCCATCATTTGGTACGATTATTGTCTTTTGAAATACTCCAATTATGATTTCTTTGGCAAGATTGACTCTCCCAAATTCATTATGGTGAACTCACAGAACGTAAGTGATCCTGCCCCATTCAATAAGAAAACCAAAGAATTGTTAAACAAGGCAGCGCATGAGGCTTATCTCAGTTCAAAGAAGTATGCTAGTGGAGAGCTAGTGTTTAGTCGTTCAGAGAAGCTCTATGGTTTGGCTCAGTGCACTAGGGATCTCTCTACTGCTTACTGCAAGGAGTGCCTGAATGTTGCATTAAGTTACCTTCCAACCTGTTGTGATGGTATACAAGGAGGAAGAGTTGTTGGTGGTAGCTGTAATATAAGATACGAGCTTTACCCTTTTCTAAATTTTTAG
- the LOC122638592 gene encoding cysteine-rich repeat secretory protein 38-like produces the protein MHFLGLSPLHLLSLALLLQGVLGENSYLYHICSNSDNYTSNGTYETNLNNLMTSLSYSVPRSRGFGYVTVGKDPDRVYGLGLCRGDVSSADCKTCIADAKTKILKSCSNEKEAIIWYDYCLLKYSNSDFFGKIDTKYKVYMYNTQNVSDPDSFNKKVRELLNEVATDAYDDHNSKMYATGELVIDDSEKLYGLAQCTRDLSRANCKDCLDDAISDLPSCCDGKQGGRVLGGSCNIRYELYSFVNSN, from the coding sequence atgcattttctaGGGTTATCACCTCTCCATCTTCTATCCCtcgctcttcttctccaaggtgttcttggagaaaactcctaTCTCTATCACATCTGCTCCAACTCCGACAACTACACTTCTAATGGTACCTACGAGACCAATTTGAACAACTTGATGACTTCTCTATCCTATAGTGTTCCTCGCAGCCGAGGCTTCGGGTATGTCACAGTTGGGAAAGATCCTGATCGAGTATACGGACTCGGTCTATGTCGAGGTGATGTCTCAAGCGCCGACTGTAAAACCTGTATTGCCGATGCAAAGACCAAAATTCTCAAAAGCTGTTCTAATGAGAAAGAAGCCATTATTTGGTACGATTATTGTCTTTTGAAATActccaattctgatttctttggAAAGATTGATACCAAATACAAAGTTTACATGTACAACACACAGAATGTAAGTGATCCTGACTCATTCAATAAGAAAGTTAGAGAGTTGCTGAACGAGGTAGCGACTGATGCTTATGATGATCATAATTCAAAGATGTATGCTACTGGAGAACTAGTGATTGATGATTCAGAGAAGCTCTATGGTTTGGCTCAGTGCACCAGAGATCTCTCTAGAGCTAACTGCAAGGATTGCTTGGATGATGCGATAAGTGACCTTCCTAGTTGTTGTGATGGTAAACAAGGTGGAAGAGTTCTTGGTGGTAGTTGTAATATAAGATATGAGCTTTACTCCTTTGTAAATTCTAATTAG